One Acidobacteriota bacterium genomic window carries:
- a CDS encoding Xaa-Pro peptidase family protein produces the protein MTKVFLMLAILLFAASGAFAQEGFPLFTKDFPPEEFAARRNAIYDAIGQNAIAIIQGAESPTGYTRFRQSNEFYYLCGIEAPHAYLLLDGAMRRATLYLPHRNEGRERGEGKMLSAEDAELIKKLSGIDAVAGSDLLAEHLARMARGASMRTLYTAFAPAEGFAVSRDLALRYNADIASDIWDARVSREGTFINLLKTRFPQFAVQDLTPALDKLRLIKSDCELALIRRATRLSCLAIQEAMRSTVPGLMEHELDGLAKFIYYRNGAQGEAYYSLIASGRNAWYPHYNAGKKQMADGEFLLMDFAPDVGYYMSDITRMMPVNGKFNDWQRELYGFYLGCYQAILKAIRPGVTAQVIKQEAAAEMQKILAAAKFSKPAYEKAAKQFVASYEQSAKNPRTTLGHWVGMSTHDVGFDAGPLRAGMVFTIEPALTVPEEQIYIRLEDLIIIGNQKAEIVSDWLPMEMDAIEKLMKEDGLLQKYPKDVGK, from the coding sequence ATGACGAAAGTTTTTTTAATGTTGGCAATCTTGCTTTTTGCCGCAAGCGGCGCATTCGCGCAGGAAGGTTTTCCGCTGTTTACCAAAGATTTTCCGCCCGAAGAATTCGCCGCGCGGCGCAATGCGATTTACGATGCCATCGGGCAAAACGCTATTGCCATCATTCAAGGCGCGGAAAGCCCCACCGGGTACACGCGCTTTCGCCAATCGAATGAGTTTTATTATCTCTGCGGTATCGAAGCGCCACACGCTTATCTGCTTTTGGATGGCGCGATGCGCCGCGCCACGCTTTATTTGCCGCATCGCAACGAAGGCAGAGAGCGCGGCGAAGGCAAAATGCTCTCTGCCGAAGACGCGGAGTTGATTAAAAAATTGAGCGGCATCGATGCGGTCGCGGGAAGCGATCTGCTTGCCGAACATCTGGCGCGAATGGCGCGCGGCGCCAGTATGCGAACCCTTTACACGGCGTTTGCTCCCGCCGAAGGCTTTGCCGTGAGCCGCGATTTGGCGCTGCGTTACAACGCCGATATTGCATCGGATATCTGGGACGCGCGGGTGTCGCGTGAAGGCACTTTTATTAATCTCCTGAAGACGCGCTTTCCGCAATTTGCCGTGCAAGACCTCACGCCGGCGCTCGATAAACTCCGCCTGATTAAAAGTGATTGTGAACTCGCATTGATTCGCAGAGCCACGCGGCTTTCGTGCTTGGCGATTCAAGAGGCGATGCGTTCGACCGTGCCGGGACTGATGGAACACGAACTCGACGGGTTGGCGAAATTCATCTACTACCGCAACGGCGCGCAGGGCGAGGCTTATTATTCGCTGATTGCCAGCGGTCGCAATGCCTGGTATCCGCATTATAACGCGGGCAAAAAGCAGATGGCGGATGGCGAATTTTTGCTCATGGATTTCGCGCCTGATGTCGGTTACTACATGAGCGACATCACGCGCATGATGCCCGTCAATGGCAAGTTCAACGATTGGCAACGCGAGTTGTACGGCTTTTATCTCGGTTGTTATCAGGCGATTTTAAAAGCCATTCGTCCGGGCGTCACCGCGCAGGTCATCAAACAGGAAGCCGCCGCCGAGATGCAGAAGATTTTAGCCGCCGCGAAATTTTCCAAACCGGCTTATGAAAAAGCGGCGAAACAGTTTGTGGCGAGTTACGAACAGTCTGCGAAAAATCCGCGCACCACACTCGGTCATTGGGTGGGGATGTCCACGCACGATGTAGGCTTTGATGCGGGACCGCTTCGCGCCGGAATGGTGTTTACGATTGAACCGGCGCTTACTGTGCCGGAAGAACAAATCTACATTCGCCTGGAAGATTTAATCATCATCGGCAACCAGAAAGCCGAGATTGTCAGCGATTGGTTGCCGATGGAAATGGATGCGATTGAAAAGCTGATGAAAGAAGACGGCTTGCTGCAAAAGTACCCGAAGGATGTTGGGAAATAG
- a CDS encoding DNA gyrase inhibitor YacG, which translates to MKCPTCGKPTTWKDNPDRPFCSERCKLLDLGKWASEDYRVEIPLTDSEESITTEKE; encoded by the coding sequence ATGAAGTGCCCGACTTGCGGAAAACCAACAACCTGGAAAGATAATCCTGACCGCCCGTTTTGTTCCGAACGTTGCAAGCTGCTCGATTTAGGCAAATGGGCAAGCGAAGATTATCGCGTCGAAATTCCGCTCACCGACAGCGAAGAGAGCATCACCACTGAAAAAGAGTAA
- a CDS encoding TlpA disulfide reductase family protein codes for MASEQENFWSTGRIIATIVVVALIATLGYTLFSHADEGKAVSTVALPTAEPPANNSTSNAANAKAAAPPDFDVKNLDGGSFKLSSYKGKVLVLDFWAVWCPPCREEVPQLVRIAREQKERGVEVVGLHIDDKGRTSQQGIRNFVSQFNINYTVGIASDDMFIAYLGEENDTIPQTLVFDRNGKVIAHLIGYDDSHAAKLDAAINKAIAGS; via the coding sequence ATGGCAAGTGAACAAGAGAATTTCTGGTCTACAGGTCGCATCATCGCCACGATTGTCGTTGTCGCGTTGATTGCGACCCTCGGCTATACGTTGTTTTCCCATGCCGACGAAGGCAAAGCCGTGTCCACTGTTGCTTTGCCCACAGCCGAGCCGCCCGCCAATAACTCAACATCGAATGCAGCCAATGCAAAAGCCGCTGCGCCACCCGATTTCGATGTAAAAAATCTCGACGGCGGTTCGTTCAAACTCTCCAGTTATAAAGGCAAAGTTTTGGTGTTGGATTTCTGGGCGGTGTGGTGTCCGCCGTGTCGCGAAGAAGTTCCGCAACTGGTGCGCATCGCCAGAGAGCAAAAGGAACGCGGCGTCGAAGTCGTCGGTCTGCACATTGATGACAAAGGTCGCACTTCGCAACAGGGCATTCGCAATTTCGTGAGTCAATTCAATATCAACTACACCGTCGGCATCGCCTCAGACGATATGTTCATCGCCTATCTCGGCGAAGAAAACGACACCATTCCGCAGACGTTAGTCTTTGACCGCAACGGCAAAGTCATCGCCCATTTGATTGGTTACGACGATTCGCACGCCGCCAAACTCGATGCAGCAATCAACAAAGCCATCGCCGGTTCGTAA
- a CDS encoding alkyl sulfatase dimerization domain-containing protein, which produces MKPLKIFSQIVLLLIAFNFVFAQQEQMADDPLVLLRTGQDQKKALQVNEAIFQAIGFGNSFMVVTPAGNVIIDTSIAFNAARHKQLLTAESNAPIKYIILTHAHGDHIGGISAWKQPGTQIIAQKKHVDFQNYQARLNRFFALRNAAQFSLKIPEPTVWAGNYGAKIEPTILFDDKYEFELGGVKFEIFSTPGETPDHLTVWIPKYKAAFIGDNYYDSFPNIYTLRGTEQRPALDYINSLNKVLALKPEIVLPSHGMPIHGSSEIVKKLTRYRDAIQYVHDETVKGMNAGKDVWTLMNEVKLPQALDVGEGYGKLSWSVRGIYEGYVGYFDLNPATMYEKPASSVYADVVKLAGGADAVAKLAMQKAEAGEAIEALHLSDMALAADAANRPALAAKLKALEGLRSRCKNSNERGWLEYSIRQVKSKLGMK; this is translated from the coding sequence ATGAAACCGCTTAAAATTTTTTCACAGATTGTTTTATTACTCATTGCTTTCAACTTCGTATTTGCGCAACAGGAGCAAATGGCTGATGACCCGCTGGTGCTGCTGAGAACCGGGCAGGATCAGAAAAAAGCTTTGCAGGTAAACGAAGCGATTTTTCAAGCTATCGGTTTCGGCAACAGTTTTATGGTTGTGACGCCTGCGGGCAATGTCATCATTGATACCTCGATTGCGTTTAACGCGGCGCGGCATAAACAATTGCTCACTGCTGAAAGCAATGCGCCCATCAAATACATCATCCTCACGCACGCTCACGGCGATCACATTGGCGGCATCTCGGCTTGGAAACAACCCGGCACACAAATCATCGCGCAGAAAAAACATGTCGATTTTCAGAACTATCAAGCGCGGCTTAATAGATTTTTTGCCCTTCGCAATGCCGCGCAGTTTTCCTTGAAAATTCCTGAGCCGACGGTGTGGGCAGGCAATTATGGCGCGAAAATCGAACCGACGATTCTTTTTGATGACAAGTATGAATTTGAACTCGGCGGCGTGAAGTTTGAAATTTTCTCTACACCGGGCGAAACGCCCGATCATTTGACGGTATGGATTCCCAAATACAAAGCGGCGTTCATCGGCGATAACTATTACGATTCGTTCCCGAATATCTACACCTTGCGCGGCACCGAGCAACGCCCTGCACTCGATTACATCAACTCGCTCAATAAAGTGCTGGCGCTCAAACCGGAAATCGTCTTGCCTTCGCATGGGATGCCGATTCACGGCAGTAGTGAGATTGTCAAAAAACTGACGCGCTATCGCGATGCCATTCAATATGTGCATGACGAAACCGTGAAGGGAATGAATGCCGGAAAAGATGTGTGGACATTGATGAACGAAGTGAAATTGCCGCAGGCGTTGGATGTTGGCGAAGGTTATGGCAAGTTGAGTTGGTCGGTGCGCGGCATTTACGAAGGTTATGTCGGCTATTTCGATTTAAACCCCGCGACCATGTATGAAAAGCCCGCGTCGTCGGTGTATGCGGATGTTGTGAAGCTTGCGGGCGGCGCGGACGCGGTGGCAAAACTCGCGATGCAAAAAGCCGAAGCCGGCGAAGCCATCGAAGCCTTGCATCTGAGCGATATGGCGCTTGCAGCGGACGCGGCGAATCGCCCGGCGCTTGCAGCGAAATTGAAAGCTTTGGAAGGGTTGCGTTCGCGTTGTAAAAACAGCAACGAACGCGGCTGGCTCGAATACAGCATCCGACAGGTGAAAAGTAAATTAGGGATGAAATAA
- a CDS encoding enoyl-CoA hydratase has translation MNEAIEQSLLVVKEPPLAWLIINRPFSRNAVNREVWSRLAEETNRLANDDTIHAIIIRGAGDKAFVSGADVSEFPDMRSNAELTLEYDRLANAALQALMDAPQPVIAMINGVCFGGGVLLAMTCDLRFAADHAKFGIPAARLGLAYPFEMGVRRLVKLVGAANAADILFSGGTFDGEEALKMGLVNRVVAGVGLEAFTREYALKMAELAPLSHRAHKIEIQEAMLADEGRDISRATDAVHRCLDSEDHREGINAFLEKRKPDFKGK, from the coding sequence ATGAACGAAGCCATCGAACAATCATTACTCGTCGTCAAAGAGCCGCCGCTTGCGTGGCTCATCATTAATCGTCCGTTTTCGCGTAACGCCGTGAACCGCGAGGTCTGGAGCCGGCTTGCCGAAGAGACTAACCGATTGGCAAACGACGACACGATTCATGCCATCATCATTCGCGGCGCGGGCGACAAAGCCTTTGTGTCAGGCGCGGACGTTTCCGAATTTCCTGATATGCGTTCAAATGCCGAACTCACACTTGAATACGACAGGCTGGCAAATGCCGCTTTGCAGGCGTTGATGGATGCGCCACAACCGGTGATTGCCATGATTAACGGCGTCTGTTTTGGTGGCGGAGTGTTACTGGCGATGACCTGTGATTTACGCTTTGCCGCAGACCACGCGAAGTTCGGTATTCCGGCTGCCAGATTGGGACTCGCCTATCCGTTTGAGATGGGAGTGCGGCGTCTGGTGAAACTTGTCGGCGCGGCGAACGCCGCCGATATACTGTTTTCGGGCGGCACCTTTGATGGCGAAGAGGCTTTAAAGATGGGGCTTGTGAATCGCGTGGTTGCAGGCGTCGGGCTTGAAGCCTTTACTCGCGAATATGCGTTGAAGATGGCGGAGCTTGCGCCGCTTTCGCACCGCGCTCACAAGATTGAAATTCAGGAAGCGATGCTTGCTGACGAGGGCAGAGATATTTCCCGCGCCACCGACGCCGTGCATCGGTGTCTCGATAGCGAAGACCATCGCGAAGGCATCAACGCTTTTTTAGAGAAACGCAAACCGGATTTCAAAGGCAAATAA
- a CDS encoding glycosyl hydrolase: MPKTRTFIRAFGLLTLFSMLLVWSPASFTQEDKSASSSPLNGLRFREIGPASAGGRIDDFAVLESNPAIFYVATATGGLWKTQNQGTTFETVFDNESTSSIGDVAIAPTDANLVWVGTGENNNRQSSSWGEGIFKSVDGGKSWKDMGLRDSKHIARIIVDPVDNDVVYVAALGSLWGAGGERGVYKTTDGGLTWANVLKTDADTGATELVIDPSNNKVIYAATYQRRRATWGFNGGGNGSAIYKTADAGRTWTKLTQGIPEGVKGRIGLDVYRKNPNILYARIEHQRESGVYRSDDAGASWTKMSNTNPRPMYFSQIRIDPNNDQRIYVLGVQLHVSDDGGKTFRNDGAAKIHVDFHAMWINPANSNHTMIGGDGGVGISYDKSKTYVWLKNMPIGQFYHVSYDMKVPFTVCGGLQDNNTWCGPSNVRSASGIGNDEWFVVQGGDGFVGLIDPTDPRIIYAESQDGRMSRIDRATNERKPIRPEPPAGEKPYRWNWDTPMTLSPHNPATIFVAANRVFKSTDRGHSWKAISPDLTTATDRDGLELMGVKGKDTTLARNDGASSYGNLVTFAESPKKAGVYYAGSDDGQVSVSRDDGANWAIVTAKVPDLGKNAYVSKLAPSRFDEATVYTTFDGHRLNDFNAYVYASTDYGQSWKSIVGDLPKGQVARTITEDLKNPDVLYLGTETGVFVTFDRGKQWLRLKANLPTVPVYEITLHPRDNAMILATHGRSIWILDDMTPLQQFAQAREKDAYLFDIEPAIQMNPAGDRMREFEGDMNFLGTNSEIGAVFTYYLKAGAKNLALAVKDGSGNVVRELAGDVVKDKNKVGINRVIWDLRVEPLPRPRPQPGAGGGGGGGFGGGGLGGPFVLPGAYQVTLKVDGKEVATGSFTVQGDPDIAISAEDRKAAFDAAMEVHKMQRTLNEAAERAGELNEKIRALQQALKDNANAPAALKTKVEAFAKQFEPVGRRFGIGAQNPFETGNFERINENLRFRFGGLKGGIMGSTSRPTETQMRQIAEIRPLLDKAVQDTNAVIAALPALLKEMADAGIYPAPVKPIGQ; the protein is encoded by the coding sequence ATGCCCAAAACCCGCACCTTTATCCGCGCTTTTGGTTTACTCACACTCTTTTCAATGCTTCTTGTCTGGTCGCCCGCAAGCTTCACTCAGGAAGATAAATCAGCATCAAGTTCGCCGCTTAACGGTTTGCGCTTTCGCGAAATCGGCCCCGCATCGGCGGGCGGGCGCATAGATGATTTCGCGGTGCTTGAAAGCAACCCGGCAATCTTTTATGTCGCCACCGCAACCGGCGGTCTCTGGAAAACCCAAAATCAAGGCACCACGTTTGAAACGGTTTTCGATAACGAATCAACCTCATCAATCGGCGATGTCGCGATTGCCCCGACCGATGCCAATTTGGTTTGGGTCGGCACCGGCGAAAACAATAACCGCCAAAGTTCATCGTGGGGCGAAGGCATTTTTAAATCGGTTGATGGCGGCAAGAGTTGGAAAGACATGGGACTCCGCGATTCCAAACACATCGCCCGCATCATCGTTGACCCTGTCGATAACGATGTGGTGTATGTCGCGGCGCTCGGCAGCCTCTGGGGCGCAGGCGGTGAACGCGGCGTTTACAAAACCACAGACGGCGGACTCACCTGGGCAAATGTTTTAAAGACCGATGCCGATACCGGCGCGACCGAACTGGTGATCGACCCGTCGAATAACAAAGTGATTTATGCGGCGACCTATCAACGCCGTCGCGCCACCTGGGGCTTCAATGGCGGAGGCAATGGCAGCGCGATTTATAAAACCGCCGATGCGGGACGCACCTGGACGAAACTCACGCAAGGCATTCCCGAAGGCGTAAAGGGGCGCATCGGCTTGGATGTCTATCGCAAAAACCCCAACATTCTTTATGCCCGCATCGAACATCAACGCGAAAGCGGCGTCTATCGCTCGGACGATGCCGGCGCAAGCTGGACGAAGATGTCGAATACCAATCCGCGTCCGATGTATTTCAGCCAGATTCGCATCGACCCGAATAACGACCAGCGCATTTATGTGCTCGGCGTGCAACTGCACGTTTCCGATGATGGCGGCAAAACCTTTCGCAATGATGGCGCGGCAAAAATTCACGTGGACTTTCATGCCATGTGGATTAACCCGGCGAATTCCAATCACACCATGATTGGCGGTGATGGTGGCGTCGGCATCTCTTACGACAAGAGCAAAACTTATGTGTGGTTGAAGAATATGCCCATCGGGCAGTTTTATCACGTCTCTTATGATATGAAAGTGCCGTTTACGGTGTGCGGCGGTTTGCAGGACAACAACACCTGGTGCGGACCAAGCAATGTGCGGTCGGCAAGCGGCATCGGCAACGATGAATGGTTTGTGGTGCAAGGCGGCGATGGTTTCGTCGGACTCATTGACCCGACCGACCCGCGCATCATTTATGCCGAATCGCAGGACGGGCGCATGAGCCGCATTGACCGCGCCACCAATGAACGTAAACCCATTCGACCGGAACCGCCCGCAGGCGAAAAACCTTATCGCTGGAATTGGGACACGCCCATGACGCTTTCGCCGCATAATCCCGCGACCATTTTTGTTGCCGCCAATCGCGTCTTTAAATCCACAGACCGAGGGCATTCGTGGAAAGCCATCAGCCCGGATTTAACCACCGCCACAGACCGCGACGGGCTTGAACTGATGGGCGTCAAAGGCAAAGACACGACGCTTGCGAGAAACGATGGCGCGAGTTCCTATGGCAATCTTGTGACCTTTGCCGAATCGCCGAAAAAAGCCGGGGTGTATTACGCAGGCTCGGATGACGGACAGGTCAGTGTATCGCGTGATGACGGGGCAAATTGGGCGATTGTCACCGCGAAGGTTCCCGATTTAGGCAAGAATGCTTATGTTTCCAAACTTGCGCCGTCGCGTTTTGATGAAGCGACGGTTTACACGACGTTCGATGGTCATCGTTTGAATGATTTCAATGCTTACGTTTATGCGAGCACCGATTATGGACAGAGTTGGAAATCCATCGTCGGGGATTTACCGAAAGGTCAGGTGGCGCGCACCATCACCGAAGATTTGAAAAATCCCGATGTCTTATATCTTGGAACCGAAACCGGGGTGTTTGTAACTTTTGATAGAGGCAAACAGTGGCTGCGCCTCAAAGCCAATTTGCCGACCGTTCCGGTTTACGAAATCACCCTGCATCCGCGTGATAATGCCATGATTTTGGCAACCCACGGGCGCAGCATCTGGATTCTGGATGATATGACGCCGCTTCAACAATTTGCCCAAGCCCGCGAAAAAGATGCCTACCTGTTCGACATCGAACCGGCAATACAGATGAACCCGGCGGGCGACCGCATGCGTGAATTTGAAGGCGACATGAATTTTCTGGGAACCAATTCCGAGATAGGCGCAGTGTTTACTTACTACCTCAAAGCCGGTGCTAAAAATTTAGCACTCGCGGTAAAAGATGGCTCAGGTAATGTGGTGCGCGAACTCGCGGGCGATGTCGTGAAAGATAAAAACAAAGTTGGCATCAATCGCGTGATTTGGGATTTGCGCGTTGAGCCTCTGCCGCGCCCGCGTCCGCAACCCGGCGCAGGCGGTGGTGGTGGTGGCGGGTTTGGTGGCGGCGGACTCGGAGGTCCCTTCGTTTTGCCCGGCGCTTATCAAGTTACATTGAAAGTAGACGGCAAAGAGGTGGCGACGGGTTCGTTTACGGTGCAAGGCGACCCCGATATTGCAATCTCTGCCGAAGATCGCAAAGCCGCTTTTGATGCGGCGATGGAAGTTCATAAAATGCAACGGACGTTGAACGAAGCCGCCGAACGCGCCGGTGAATTGAATGAAAAAATTCGCGCCCTGCAACAGGCATTGAAAGATAATGCGAACGCGCCCGCTGCTTTGAAGACCAAAGTCGAAGCGTTTGCCAAACAGTTTGAACCGGTGGGCAGACGATTCGGCATCGGTGCGCAAAATCCCTTTGAAACCGGCAATTTTGAGCGCATCAATGAAAATCTGCGCTTCCGTTTCGGCGGTCTCAAAGGCGGTATTATGGGTTCGACATCGCGCCCGACGGAAACCCAGATGCGACAGATCGCGGAAATTCGCCCGCTGCTCGACAAAGCCGTTCAGGACACCAATGCGGTGATTGCCGCTTTGCCGGCGCTGTTGAAAGAGATGGCGGACGCCGGCATTTATCCCGCGCCGGTGAAACCTATCGGGCAATAA
- a CDS encoding helicase-related protein, producing MSEQKSKSGAELFIVDNSDDDWKVRDYLKEWAEISHQFDIATGYFEIGALLALDGKWQQLDKMRILMGDEMTQRTKKAFVDALKSSIENRLDDSIENEKEKNEFLKGVPAIVQALATKKIECRVYTKKKFHAKAYITKSKLTVVGPAALVGSSNFTFPGLTDNVELNIHEKQRVKELQQWYERHWMEAEDVTPEILRVIERHTRDYQPFEIYAKALHEYFRGAEMTVGEWELRESRIYKILDGYQREGYRHLMKIASEYTGAFLCDGVGLGKTFIGLMLIERLVERDRKRVALVVPKSARVPVWERTIDEYLPHLHGVFSNLIIFNHTDLNRESKAKDFERVKEMADVILVDEAHHFRNRTSRYQKLFELAEGKQLFLLTATPINNHLSDFQHMIELFSRRQLDYFKNKLGIHSIPSYFREKEKALEQLVRERLSADANSGETLPDEIETNAVEAEQVLVNDKLFNALVVQRSRSYVRESQIKEGAALTLFPQKQPPQIAEYSVKKTYGRLLGVLDKAFARKSPLFSLAIYHPEMYSIGEQDTKLNNRQKQVVALIRTNFLKRFESSTYAFQKSCEKLLAKLLAFIEKNGNRAEQSRLERWKAQKNERLGFMRVNIQPDLFTNQGDLGETEDDEDFDNLITDEILEATAELDRDQYKVDEIINETFLDLDQIVDFLDELHKFKPSNDDKLRALIRLLKTDAILKTNKVLIFTEFKDTAEYLLEQLQAAGIAGAAKIDSGTKEERGKLIERFAPYYNGTSSANLANDDREEIRVLISTDVLSEGLNLQDATRLINYDLHWNPVRLMQRIGRIDRRMNPQVETRLIADHPEQKRLRGKVAYWNFLPPDELDDLLKLYNRVARKTLRISRTFGIEGRKLLKPDDDFEDLRDFLHAYEGERTTVEELRLEYKELLKDEGLAARLERLPQKVFSGKAHPSPDARAVFFCYRLPVQLSEKDEDAAAWSTAEGKTAWYLYDLQSEQIEDEPSVIVNLIRCTPDTPRQRALTDDTLAEIRAKVEKYVKNSYLKKVQAPVGIKPVLKAWMEIA from the coding sequence ATGAGCGAACAAAAAAGCAAATCCGGCGCGGAACTTTTCATCGTTGATAATTCTGATGACGATTGGAAAGTCCGTGACTATCTCAAGGAATGGGCGGAGATTTCTCATCAATTCGACATCGCTACCGGCTATTTCGAGATCGGCGCGTTGCTGGCGCTTGATGGCAAATGGCAACAACTCGACAAGATGCGGATTTTGATGGGCGATGAAATGACCCAACGAACGAAAAAAGCTTTTGTTGACGCGCTCAAAAGCAGTATTGAAAACCGACTGGATGACAGCATCGAAAACGAAAAAGAGAAGAATGAATTTCTCAAAGGCGTTCCGGCAATTGTTCAGGCTCTGGCGACAAAGAAAATTGAATGCCGGGTTTACACGAAAAAGAAATTTCATGCCAAAGCCTACATCACAAAGTCTAAATTGACGGTCGTTGGACCGGCGGCGCTCGTCGGGTCGAGCAATTTTACTTTTCCCGGTCTGACGGATAATGTCGAATTGAATATTCACGAAAAACAGCGCGTCAAGGAATTACAACAGTGGTATGAACGGCACTGGATGGAAGCCGAAGATGTGACGCCGGAAATTCTGCGCGTCATCGAACGCCACACCCGCGACTATCAACCGTTTGAAATTTATGCCAAAGCCCTACACGAATATTTTCGCGGCGCGGAGATGACCGTCGGCGAATGGGAACTGCGCGAGTCGCGCATTTATAAAATTCTTGATGGCTATCAGCGCGAAGGCTATCGCCATCTGATGAAAATCGCCAGTGAGTATACGGGCGCGTTTCTGTGCGATGGCGTCGGTCTCGGCAAAACCTTTATTGGCTTGATGTTGATTGAACGGCTGGTTGAACGCGACCGCAAGCGTGTCGCGCTGGTGGTTCCAAAATCCGCGCGCGTGCCGGTTTGGGAACGCACGATTGATGAATATCTGCCGCATCTGCACGGCGTTTTTTCCAATCTCATTATTTTCAATCACACGGATTTGAATCGCGAAAGCAAAGCTAAAGATTTCGAGCGTGTCAAAGAGATGGCAGATGTCATTCTGGTAGACGAAGCACACCATTTTCGCAATCGCACGTCGCGCTATCAAAAATTATTTGAACTTGCCGAAGGCAAACAACTCTTTCTGCTCACCGCTACGCCAATCAATAATCACCTCAGTGATTTCCAACATATGATTGAGTTGTTCTCGCGTCGTCAACTCGATTATTTCAAAAACAAACTCGGCATTCATTCCATCCCGTCATATTTCCGCGAAAAGGAGAAAGCTCTCGAACAGCTCGTCCGCGAGCGGTTGAGCGCGGACGCAAACTCCGGCGAAACGCTGCCTGATGAAATCGAAACCAATGCGGTCGAAGCCGAGCAGGTTCTCGTTAACGATAAACTTTTCAATGCGCTGGTCGTGCAACGCAGTCGTTCTTATGTCCGCGAAAGTCAGATTAAAGAAGGCGCGGCGCTGACGCTTTTTCCGCAAAAACAGCCGCCGCAAATCGCCGAATATTCCGTCAAAAAAACCTACGGCAGATTGCTCGGCGTTTTGGACAAAGCCTTTGCCAGAAAAAGCCCGTTGTTTTCCCTGGCGATTTATCATCCTGAGATGTATTCAATAGGTGAACAGGACACCAAACTCAACAATCGTCAAAAGCAGGTGGTGGCGTTGATTCGCACCAATTTCCTCAAACGCTTTGAAAGTTCGACCTACGCTTTTCAAAAATCGTGTGAAAAGCTGCTCGCCAAACTGCTCGCTTTTATTGAAAAAAACGGCAACCGCGCAGAACAATCACGGCTCGAAAGGTGGAAAGCGCAAAAGAACGAACGTCTCGGATTTATGCGTGTCAATATTCAACCCGACCTGTTCACCAATCAAGGCGACCTCGGCGAAACCGAAGACGACGAAGATTTTGACAACCTCATAACCGATGAGATTCTCGAGGCGACCGCCGAACTTGACCGCGACCAGTACAAAGTTGACGAAATCATTAACGAGACATTTTTGGATTTAGATCAGATTGTTGATTTTCTCGATGAACTCCACAAATTCAAACCATCAAATGATGACAAACTGCGCGCGCTGATTCGCCTGTTGAAAACCGATGCGATTTTGAAGACCAATAAAGTGCTGATTTTTACCGAATTCAAAGACACGGCTGAATACTTGCTTGAACAGTTGCAAGCAGCCGGAATCGCCGGCGCAGCAAAAATTGACAGCGGCACGAAAGAGGAGCGCGGCAAATTGATTGAGCGATTTGCGCCTTATTACAATGGCACCTCAAGCGCAAATTTGGCGAATGATGACCGCGAAGAAATCCGTGTGCTGATTTCTACCGATGTATTATCCGAAGGCTTGAATTTGCAGGACGCGACGCGACTCATCAATTATGATTTGCATTGGAATCCTGTGCGTTTGATGCAACGCATCGGACGTATCGACCGCCGCATGAATCCACAGGTTGAAACCCGGCTCATTGCCGACCACCCCGAACAAAAACGTTTGCGCGGCAAAGTTGCTTACTGGAATTTTCTGCCGCCCGATGAACTCGATGATCTGCTTAAACTCTATAATCGCGTCGCCCGTAAAACCCTGCGTATCTCGCGCACCTTTGGCATTGAGGGCAGGAAGCTATTGAAACCCGATGATGATTTTGAAGACCTTCGCGATTTTCTTCACGCTTACGAAGGCGAACGCACGACCGTTGAAGAGTTGCGCCTTGAATACAAAGAATTGCTCAAAGATGAAGGGTTAGCCGCAAGGTTAGAAAGATTGCCGCAAAAGGTTTTCAGCGGCAAAGCGCACCCGTCGCCTGATGCCAGAGCGGTCTTTTTCTGTTATCGCTTGCCGGTTCAGTTAAGCGAAAAAGATGAAGACGCTGCCGCCTGGTCAACCGCAGAGGGCAAAACCGCATGGTATTTGTATGATTTGCAGAGCGAACAGATTGAAGACGAGCCTTCGGTTATCGTCAATTTGATTCGCTGTACGCCCGATACGCCGCGCCAACGCGCCCTTACTGACGACACGCTTGCCGAGATTCGCGCAAAGGTAGAAAAATATGTCAAAAATTCGTACCTCAAAAAGGTTCAGGCTCCGGTTGGCATAAAGCCGGTCTTAAAAGCCTGGATGGAGATTGCCTGA